One Gloeobacter morelensis MG652769 DNA window includes the following coding sequences:
- a CDS encoding site-2 protease family protein has translation MQAVTQKKGAIRAGSLFGIPFFIDVSWFLILAFVTWSYGSALGAQHPEWGTLAPWLTGFVSALLLFASVLLHELGHSFAAIAQGIRVQSISLFLFGGVAQIERESRSPWGALVIALAGPLVSIALFGLFYGLEQALFLAGPVGAVVSLLAMVNLALAIFNMLPGLPLDGGNVLKALVWGVTGNQYKGIRFAGITGQGVGALMMLGGLFVIGNFNGLWFAIIGWFVFSNARRYSEYARIQGRLSGLTAEQAAVRTEPAVPAYASLRSFADLYALGSSQVSFLVTDYDGRLVGRIDRGALLQQPTELWAITPVSAVMQPVDASETVVSSQPLDEVLIRLQEKRLPRIPVLQPGGLLVGQVRIEDIQRFFAHKEPLRLAS, from the coding sequence ATGCAAGCGGTCACGCAGAAAAAAGGTGCCATTCGGGCGGGCAGCCTGTTTGGCATTCCATTTTTCATCGATGTGTCCTGGTTTTTGATTTTGGCGTTTGTGACCTGGTCCTATGGCTCGGCCCTGGGTGCCCAGCACCCCGAGTGGGGGACTCTGGCGCCGTGGCTGACCGGTTTCGTCTCGGCGCTGCTGCTGTTTGCCTCGGTGCTGCTGCACGAGTTGGGCCACAGCTTTGCCGCTATCGCCCAGGGCATCCGGGTGCAGTCGATTAGTTTATTTCTGTTCGGCGGTGTCGCCCAGATCGAGCGCGAGTCGCGCTCGCCCTGGGGGGCGCTCGTCATTGCCCTGGCCGGTCCCTTGGTGAGCATCGCCCTGTTCGGGCTGTTCTATGGACTTGAGCAGGCGCTGTTCCTGGCGGGTCCTGTGGGGGCTGTGGTGAGCCTGCTCGCTATGGTCAACCTGGCGCTTGCCATCTTCAACATGCTGCCCGGTCTGCCGCTCGACGGCGGCAACGTGCTCAAGGCGCTGGTCTGGGGCGTGACCGGCAACCAGTACAAGGGCATCCGCTTTGCCGGCATCACCGGTCAGGGGGTCGGCGCGCTGATGATGCTGGGGGGGTTGTTCGTGATCGGCAACTTCAACGGCCTGTGGTTTGCGATCATCGGCTGGTTTGTCTTCAGTAATGCCCGCCGCTACAGCGAGTACGCCCGCATCCAGGGACGGCTGAGCGGCCTGACCGCCGAGCAGGCGGCTGTGCGCACCGAGCCGGCGGTACCGGCCTACGCGAGCCTGCGCTCCTTCGCGGACCTGTACGCGCTGGGCAGCTCCCAGGTGAGCTTTCTGGTCACCGACTACGACGGCCGCCTGGTGGGCCGCATCGACCGCGGCGCCCTGTTGCAGCAACCGACCGAGTTGTGGGCGATTACGCCGGTCAGTGCGGTGATGCAGCCGGTGGATGCCAGCGAGACAGTCGTTTCCAGCCAGCCCCTCGACGAAGTGCTGATCCGATTGCAGGAGAAGCGCCTGCCGCGCATCCCGGTCCTGCAGCCGGGCGGTCTGTTGGTGGGCCAGGTGCGTATAGAAGATATCCAGCGGTTCTTTGCGCACAAAGAACCGCTGCGCCTGGCCAGTTAG
- the lysS gene encoding lysine--tRNA ligase: protein MAEEDLRRTRLEKAEQWRVHNQNPYPYRYERTHMAGDLQAKYQHLENGQPVEDAVSVAGRIVARRVLGSVAFFGLQDDSGTIQLYFDKRRIRESMGADAFKWLDKLTDTGDFIGAHGTIRRTERGELSVYVHEYELLCKAILPLPSEYYGLTDVQKRYRQRYLDLIVNPGVRETFRKRALIVRQIRHFLDERGFLEIETPVLQTEAGGAAARPFTTHHNALGLDMFLRIATELHLKRLVVGGFEKVYELGRIFRNEGISTRHNPEFTTVEIYEAYSDYFDIMDLVEALLRAVAQTVLGSTELVCEGNTIDLGAPFRRITMFELVEEMTGVALAGLRDAEKAARLAEQVGVEVPAGASVGQILYQLFEEKCETQLTQPTFVLDYPVEISPLAKAHRSVPDMVERFELYINGRETADGFSELNDPVDQRARLETQASAKAAGDLEAHPFDEDFLTAIEHGLPPTGGVGIGIDRLVMLLTDSPSIRDVIAFPTLRPEAVE, encoded by the coding sequence ATGGCCGAGGAAGATTTGCGCCGCACGCGCCTGGAGAAGGCCGAGCAGTGGCGCGTCCACAACCAAAATCCCTACCCGTACCGCTACGAGCGCACGCACATGGCGGGGGATTTGCAGGCGAAATATCAACATCTCGAAAACGGTCAGCCAGTCGAAGATGCCGTCTCGGTGGCGGGCCGCATCGTCGCCCGGCGCGTGCTGGGCAGCGTCGCCTTTTTTGGCCTGCAGGACGATTCGGGCACCATCCAGCTTTACTTTGACAAGAGGCGCATCCGCGAGAGCATGGGGGCCGACGCCTTCAAGTGGCTCGACAAGCTCACCGACACCGGCGACTTTATCGGGGCGCACGGCACGATTCGCCGCACCGAGCGCGGCGAACTGTCGGTCTATGTCCACGAGTACGAACTGTTGTGCAAGGCGATTTTGCCCCTCCCCTCCGAGTACTACGGCCTCACCGACGTCCAGAAGCGCTACCGCCAGCGCTATCTAGATCTAATCGTCAACCCCGGCGTGCGCGAAACCTTTCGCAAACGCGCCCTGATTGTGCGGCAGATCCGCCACTTTCTCGACGAGCGGGGCTTTCTTGAAATCGAGACGCCTGTGCTGCAGACCGAGGCCGGCGGTGCGGCGGCGCGGCCTTTTACCACCCACCACAACGCCCTGGGCCTCGATATGTTCCTGCGCATCGCCACCGAATTGCACCTGAAGCGGCTGGTGGTGGGCGGGTTCGAAAAGGTCTACGAACTGGGGCGGATCTTTCGCAACGAGGGCATCTCGACGCGCCACAACCCCGAATTTACTACCGTCGAAATTTACGAAGCCTACAGCGATTACTTCGACATCATGGACCTGGTGGAAGCCCTGCTGCGCGCGGTGGCCCAGACCGTCCTCGGCTCCACCGAACTGGTCTGCGAGGGCAATACCATCGACCTGGGCGCCCCGTTTCGGCGGATCACCATGTTCGAGCTGGTCGAGGAGATGACCGGGGTGGCCCTGGCCGGGTTGCGCGACGCCGAGAAGGCGGCCCGCCTTGCCGAACAAGTCGGTGTCGAGGTACCCGCGGGGGCCTCGGTCGGCCAAATTCTCTACCAGCTGTTCGAAGAAAAGTGCGAGACGCAGCTCACCCAGCCCACCTTCGTGCTCGACTATCCGGTCGAAATTTCGCCCCTCGCCAAGGCCCACCGCTCGGTGCCGGACATGGTCGAGCGCTTCGAGCTGTATATCAACGGCCGCGAGACCGCCGACGGTTTTTCAGAACTCAATGACCCGGTCGACCAGCGCGCCCGCCTGGAGACCCAGGCCAGTGCGAAGGCGGCGGGAGATCTGGAGGCGCACCCCTTCGACGAGGATTTTCTGACCGCCATCGAGCACGGCCTGCCCCCTACCGGCGGCGTCGGCATCGGCATCGACCGGTTGGTGATGCTGCTGACCGACAGTCCGAGTATTCGCGATGTGATTGCCTTTCCGACGCTGCGGCCGGAGGCGGTGGAGTAG
- a CDS encoding ParB/RepB/Spo0J family partition protein, whose amino-acid sequence MIGGKRTTRSEDKLKLLASPRTEAFSASLRLDEIVVCTTQPRRFFEAAAMGELVESVRRVGILQPLLVRPLTNGKYELIAGERRFRAAREVGLESVPVVIRELSDTEAVEQALVENLQRESLNPIEETESILQLLALRLGKSEEQTVSLLYRLQNASRKKTTHNVMGSAEAQTIEAVFAAVGRMTCESFVNNRLPLRNMPHDVFKALREGRLAYTKARAIAQVKDRTQREMVLKEALHDDLSLSQLRRLIKITGGAPEPEQLLKRLTTIYRRIKKLKWEDPLKRARFEALIAELDSLIADQ is encoded by the coding sequence ATGATAGGCGGCAAGCGCACTACACGTTCTGAGGACAAGCTCAAGTTGCTGGCAAGCCCGCGCACGGAAGCCTTCAGTGCGTCGCTTCGCCTCGATGAAATCGTCGTGTGCACCACCCAGCCCCGCCGCTTCTTCGAGGCGGCTGCGATGGGCGAACTGGTCGAGTCAGTGCGCAGAGTCGGGATTTTGCAGCCGCTGTTAGTCCGGCCTTTAACGAACGGCAAGTACGAACTGATCGCCGGCGAGCGCCGCTTTCGGGCGGCCCGGGAGGTGGGTCTGGAGTCGGTGCCGGTCGTGATCCGCGAGTTGAGCGACACCGAGGCGGTCGAGCAGGCCCTCGTCGAGAACCTCCAGCGCGAGAGCCTTAACCCGATCGAGGAGACCGAGAGCATCCTGCAGCTGTTGGCCCTCAGGCTCGGCAAATCGGAGGAGCAAACCGTCTCGCTGCTCTACCGTCTGCAGAACGCCTCGCGCAAGAAAACTACCCATAACGTTATGGGTAGCGCCGAGGCCCAGACCATCGAGGCGGTCTTTGCTGCCGTCGGCAGGATGACTTGCGAGTCGTTCGTCAACAACCGCCTGCCCCTGCGCAACATGCCCCACGACGTCTTCAAGGCACTGCGCGAGGGACGGCTTGCCTACACCAAGGCCCGGGCTATCGCCCAAGTCAAAGACCGCACCCAACGCGAGATGGTGCTCAAGGAGGCTCTCCACGACGATCTCAGCCTCAGCCAGTTGCGTCGGCTAATCAAGATCACCGGTGGCGCTCCGGAGCCCGAACAGTTGCTCAAGCGCCTGACCACCATCTACCGCCGCATCAAAAAGCTCAAGTGGGAAGATCCGCTCAAACGCGCCCGCTTCGAAGCGCTCATCGCGGAACTCGATTCGCTCATCGCCGATCAATAG
- a CDS encoding TonB C-terminal domain-containing protein yields the protein MNPAFFVSVVLAGWAGSSGIARAQQTPPEVKLRVERDAAAGQKVRDAVVENWRLPAKMDQDVTARVQATVLLSGALVKPQITLEGLSGGERERAMRRSLEEAIGRTVVTLPPGEVEFTILSRASSFEAECFPLKVHVSAAMKDSPEPVPATTISGLQQGALRWNQRLRRVGGGGPIDAFVLVNDPEEAHVRVEAYEDYPEYSNYFVDPRSRQVTVRVPIRELRSGLFASGFRWWHPEVVTLQTMFQLGRLLNLELSEEQSNVLFSGTRRFQAARPPLGLTGNYAARALLQNDHVEADGRTDRSASDSQIQQVLDTVRKHACSTSAATPAPTDSREPLSAP from the coding sequence ATGAACCCAGCATTTTTTGTGTCGGTAGTCCTGGCGGGCTGGGCAGGCAGCAGCGGGATCGCCCGCGCCCAGCAGACGCCCCCGGAGGTGAAGCTGCGCGTCGAGCGCGACGCGGCGGCGGGCCAGAAGGTGCGCGACGCGGTGGTCGAAAATTGGCGGCTACCCGCAAAGATGGATCAAGATGTGACCGCCCGCGTGCAGGCCACGGTGCTGCTGAGCGGCGCACTGGTCAAGCCGCAAATCACCCTCGAAGGGCTCAGCGGCGGCGAGCGCGAGCGTGCGATGCGGCGCAGCCTGGAGGAGGCGATCGGCCGCACGGTCGTCACGCTGCCCCCCGGCGAGGTCGAATTTACGATCCTCAGCCGGGCCAGTTCCTTCGAGGCGGAGTGCTTTCCGCTCAAAGTCCACGTGAGCGCCGCCATGAAGGACAGCCCCGAACCGGTGCCCGCCACCACGATTAGCGGCCTGCAGCAGGGGGCCTTGCGCTGGAATCAGCGCCTGCGCCGGGTAGGCGGGGGGGGGCCCATCGACGCCTTCGTGCTGGTGAACGACCCCGAGGAGGCCCATGTGCGCGTCGAAGCCTACGAGGACTACCCCGAGTACAGCAACTACTTCGTCGATCCCCGAAGTCGCCAGGTGACCGTGCGCGTGCCGATTCGCGAACTGCGCTCAGGGCTTTTTGCCAGCGGCTTTCGCTGGTGGCACCCGGAGGTGGTGACTTTGCAGACGATGTTCCAGCTTGGCCGACTGCTCAATTTGGAACTGTCCGAGGAGCAGAGCAACGTGCTCTTTTCGGGCACCCGCCGCTTCCAGGCCGCCCGCCCGCCCCTGGGCCTCACCGGGAACTACGCCGCGCGCGCCCTGCTGCAAAACGATCACGTCGAGGCCGACGGCCGCACCGACCGCTCGGCCAGCGACAGCCAGATCCAGCAGGTGCTCGACACCGTCCGCAAGCACGCCTGTTCTACTTCAGCGGCCACACCGGCCCCCACCGACTCCCGCGAGCCCCTCTCGGCGCCATGA
- a CDS encoding TonB-dependent receptor plug domain-containing protein: protein MMATNQRRWSAQFFAAALIPALAGTHLLGDVAQAKPVETSPEYSKDIFARAIPTAGSVGVEAAKKLLQKTSNAAADLQYRPPLWDWTAPATVPSVTAQAAPQTPPAAPEPADTQAQDDEAQGDILDEVSVTATRRLTRARDTTATTYSINREDFQKQGAVTVTDALLLVPGFVGQPSLGGIRNSGGNFLRGFDDQRFQVLKDGLPLQRSSNNRTDVSRFQVADLERIEVVTGGATLRYGSGAVGGVINLITETPKGPPKLTLSYEAGSYGFSRYLAKYGGGDDTLSYNLVFTSTVAFNNYPFSYTLPNSAQFYPQGTIVPNPNFASDPENQPETVDLFGFLTPEVGPPIKVQGTADVAFNASDTYSGKLTFKPDPSNRLTFRVSQQNSRNAQNGPGTYSFSTCFGGPSASPNGTLTLERFLPLDANGNEVACSPQRFLVNTRSNLLTFQGAPFTYTQSLSGVPLAPGQAYPTAEGVIGTIDFFAVTSQSQTEVALQWDYDITPTTSLNSYIYYFKFSGNGSRPPQFAVNTDILGGAPALSLGPLSQPFFEGQLFAIESVLNHRFSPGGNIQFGVNVREDRSYQQKAGGSTFFDRAFTRSSVFAIADISFSDQFKANLGARFTYSNQYGTVGTPAVGLRYTPNNFISFRTNYSYVFNSPSLSDLFVGSPQGPFFQNPNLQPEAGVTWDAGIDLTPAPNVGIRATYFNTYLDGVISTVIFPNPDFINFALTPGFTPFLQQQRNLASRYASGIEVDARWQVNPEVSLRAVWTNQDARPYGLSDDPTQSTFPFFYGFQDPFIPFNNVVVSATYANKGLTATLLGRYDGGKRRFASTEFVPNWFTLDLNVEVPISSFFILTGSVFNITDSQYESIDGIPAPGTTFRVGGRFEIGG from the coding sequence ATGATGGCTACAAATCAGCGCCGATGGAGCGCGCAGTTTTTTGCTGCGGCTTTGATCCCCGCGTTGGCGGGAACGCACTTGCTGGGAGATGTTGCCCAGGCAAAGCCGGTCGAAACCTCACCCGAGTATTCGAAAGATATCTTTGCGCGCGCGATACCCACCGCCGGGAGTGTTGGTGTCGAAGCGGCGAAAAAACTGCTGCAGAAGACCAGCAACGCAGCAGCCGATCTGCAGTACCGGCCGCCGCTTTGGGACTGGACGGCACCGGCCACGGTGCCGTCCGTCACCGCCCAGGCCGCCCCGCAGACCCCGCCGGCCGCCCCAGAACCGGCGGATACGCAAGCCCAGGACGACGAAGCGCAAGGCGACATTCTCGATGAAGTCTCGGTAACGGCCACCCGCCGCCTCACCCGGGCGCGCGACACGACCGCGACTACCTACTCTATCAACCGGGAAGATTTCCAGAAGCAGGGGGCGGTCACGGTCACCGACGCGCTGCTGTTGGTGCCCGGTTTCGTCGGCCAGCCTTCGCTAGGCGGTATCCGCAACTCCGGGGGCAACTTTTTGCGCGGTTTTGACGACCAGCGCTTCCAGGTGCTCAAAGACGGCCTGCCCCTGCAGCGCTCCTCCAACAACCGCACCGACGTCTCCCGCTTCCAGGTAGCGGACCTCGAACGGATCGAAGTCGTGACCGGCGGAGCGACCCTCCGGTATGGTTCGGGTGCGGTGGGCGGGGTGATCAACTTGATCACCGAGACCCCCAAGGGGCCGCCAAAGCTGACCCTTTCTTACGAAGCGGGCAGCTACGGATTTTCTCGCTATCTCGCCAAGTACGGCGGGGGCGACGACACCTTGAGCTACAACCTGGTCTTCACCAGTACCGTTGCTTTCAACAACTATCCCTTTTCTTACACCCTGCCCAACTCCGCCCAGTTCTACCCCCAGGGCACGATCGTGCCGAACCCCAACTTCGCCTCGGACCCCGAGAACCAGCCCGAAACGGTCGATCTGTTCGGTTTTCTCACACCCGAAGTTGGACCGCCCATCAAGGTCCAGGGGACGGCCGATGTGGCCTTTAACGCCAGCGATACCTACTCGGGCAAGCTGACTTTTAAGCCCGATCCGAGCAACCGCCTGACTTTCCGCGTCAGCCAGCAAAACAGCCGCAACGCCCAGAACGGGCCGGGAACCTACAGCTTCAGCACCTGCTTCGGCGGACCGAGCGCTTCACCCAACGGCACGTTGACTTTGGAGCGCTTCTTGCCCCTGGACGCCAACGGCAACGAGGTTGCCTGCAGTCCCCAACGCTTTTTGGTCAACACCCGCTCCAACCTGTTGACCTTTCAAGGCGCTCCTTTTACTTATACCCAGTCGCTCTCGGGGGTGCCCCTCGCTCCCGGGCAGGCTTACCCGACGGCGGAGGGGGTGATTGGCACCATCGACTTTTTCGCGGTGACCAGCCAGTCGCAGACGGAAGTGGCTCTGCAGTGGGACTACGACATCACCCCGACCACCAGCCTCAACAGCTACATCTACTACTTCAAGTTCTCCGGCAACGGCAGCCGCCCCCCCCAGTTCGCCGTCAACACCGACATTCTGGGCGGCGCCCCCGCTCTATCGCTCGGCCCGCTTTCTCAGCCTTTTTTCGAAGGCCAACTCTTTGCCATCGAGTCGGTGCTCAACCACCGCTTCAGCCCGGGCGGCAATATCCAGTTCGGTGTGAACGTCCGCGAGGATCGCTCCTATCAACAAAAAGCCGGCGGCAGCACCTTCTTCGACCGGGCCTTTACCCGCAGCTCAGTCTTCGCCATCGCCGACATCAGCTTCAGCGACCAGTTCAAAGCCAACCTGGGCGCCCGCTTCACCTACTCGAACCAGTACGGCACGGTGGGCACCCCGGCGGTGGGCTTGCGCTACACCCCCAACAACTTCATCTCGTTCCGCACCAACTACTCCTACGTCTTCAACTCGCCGAGCCTGTCGGACCTGTTTGTGGGTAGTCCGCAAGGACCGTTCTTTCAGAATCCGAATCTGCAGCCGGAGGCGGGCGTCACCTGGGATGCGGGCATCGACCTCACCCCCGCTCCCAACGTCGGGATTCGTGCCACCTACTTCAACACCTACCTCGACGGGGTGATCAGCACGGTCATCTTCCCTAACCCAGACTTCATTAACTTCGCCCTCACCCCCGGATTTACGCCCTTCTTGCAGCAGCAACGCAACCTGGCCAGCCGCTACGCCTCGGGCATCGAGGTGGACGCCAGATGGCAGGTGAACCCCGAGGTGTCGCTGCGGGCGGTGTGGACGAACCAGGACGCGCGGCCCTACGGCCTGAGCGATGATCCGACCCAGTCGACCTTCCCGTTCTTCTACGGGTTCCAAGATCCGTTCATCCCCTTCAACAACGTGGTCGTCTCGGCTACGTACGCCAACAAGGGGCTGACGGCGACGTTGCTGGGCCGCTACGACGGCGGCAAGCGGCGCTTCGCTTCGACGGAGTTCGTACCCAACTGGTTCACACTGGACTTGAACGTGGAGGTGCCGATCTCGTCGTTCTTTATCCTGACAGGCAGCGTCTTCAACATCACCGACAGCCAGTACGAGTCGATCGACGGGATCCCGGCGCCGGGGACGACCTTCCGGGTGGGCGGGCGCTTTGAGATTGGCGGCTAG